The sequence below is a genomic window from Pseudorasbora parva isolate DD20220531a chromosome 4, ASM2467924v1, whole genome shotgun sequence.
gtcaacatttgtgtgtctttactcgcagtttatgaggacatgattcggtttatggactattgtatgcgactaaaccttagcagtagcaagcaaaacggttttgcacgtcagactagtgtaacgttatacagagaacagcaatggagtccgttagcgcatttaggaagcacgcgatcgtgtcgtttactgatgtttactcacgcgacgatagccaacagcacagacatttgaagcagttttactcaccggctgcttccaaagcaggaccgaacctttatcgctgggaccgctccgtcaaaaacacacttctttggtatgatttggtgaagtcctgacagcagtgaccgtggagatccactttgagatgcgactgaagcgatgttgtgacgcttcccgtcatttctgtgttcaaattggttcaaatgcagcgctgccttcccagaatgctgtgctgaagcgttgaagtcacccataggaataaagtggagcgtggcgcctGGAtcaactggatctgcacctgagtgtttatgggcgtgcatttcctctctctcgctctagtcacgcgcgcgcaccctaccgggagaagagcccgtacggcccatacaaggaccttccgctctattaacgtcaagccgacccatactcgaaaaaaactctccgaaacttgtgagaaaccggaaggagtatttttaacacagaaatactccatcaaacgtccaacattatccaactttgtctatgtttaggatgggaatccaagtctttaaccgtgtaaaaagctcagtatgcatgaaacagcatttcaccgcccctttaacgACTGCCTCGTTCTGGAATGAATCAGccatttgaatgaatgactcaatgactcactcattaagactcacctgctgccacctactggtggtttagtttcatgtttaaacatacttacatacatttcttatttgtcttttcaaaaatacatatcttaaaacattatttaatgcagtagtcatttttcagtgtaaattatttgattggtaacagccctatagtgtcttattttaattgaatgtattgatcaaatttaagaatgtaatatgaaacctgaagcatagcctatatttaaaaagattagggggaaaatgccctttataaaaggtaaaaatatcacaaatatgcagatttaaaatgtcaaagctgattgaacactggtgagaattttttaataaatttttttttgagaaaattaaaattaaataactttttccggacaagcaaatgttttactcaagcggcaacctcccgcgatctctcttgaagccaatacggaagtaatgtaaactgcaattcctcaactggccactagagcggctccagaaggagcagaatctcattgagccccatgttaaaattctcaactttaaagcagaaaaaaacatgtttacagcctggtacaaattgtggttttggcttataatgCTAATTTTgtccttcatgacaactctgaggggggtgaatttttttataactcattcgtttacgttatataaagccttaaggttctgcataattaagggcgtggttacaagtggatagccatttatccgccgtctatagtcattgcgtcacctaagctccgcgcacatcccgccgttttgcccattttctgttatccgggagtgacacgcgatgactcgctcacaagatggcaacgcccagctcggccatactttaagcttcagaacggcttatcagaatcctatgggtgacgtcacggatactacgtccatatttttttacagtcaatggttttactcggacaagtgaatgacaaGCTCATAtacatgcttaatgtcgagccctggaTCAGTTTACTCACGTTTGCAAAaaatatgtgctttatttttttagatgaCCTTCAGATTTATTGAGAGGCGCCAGCTTGGAGAAAAGTCTGCATCGGTGAGTTGACAAGACTTTATTCTTCATGAAATTTTCTATAAAGaaaatttgtttgttaaatttatCTTGAGAATGAACCACATTAGACAGAGAAGCATCAGTTGTGAAGTTAATTTCCCATGCTCTTTCCTGATTTAAAACGAGCTTACCTTTTGTCAAAATCTTCTCTTTAGACTACGGTCACCAAACCTCTTTATGAAGAGATGGCAGCATTGCTGATACTGCAAAAGGACCCAACTTGCAAACAGATCATTAGATTATACGACTGCTTTACGATGCTGGACGTGTTAGTCATGGAGCATCCTGATCCCTACATAACATTGGAGAAGTTCCTCAACATCAAAAACCAACACCTGGATGAGCAAAAAGCAAAACACATCATGTTGGAACTCTTTTCTGTTCTCAATCACTGCTGGAATCGGGGTGTTTTTTTTCCGATTGATGTGGAGAGTATCTTGATCAATCCCGACACCCTCCAGATAAAAATCATGAACTTCAGTTGTGCGCAGCTCATCGTGAAGAGTGAGTTGGCTTTTTGAACACCAGTCCCTTTATAACTTTTGTTATGATGATTAATGTTTTACCAAACACTGGAAatttactgcttgcaggaagtGACGAAGCAAAGGTAGAGGAGTGGTTAAGAGAGCAGGCTAAAATAAAACACTCTGAGAACTTGTACAGAGTGATGGAGGCACTTGTGAGGAACATCAGAAGCCCGTTTTTGAAAAGGAAATGCCTGTCCATAGGTGAGATCAATAACAATAATGATAATCAATGCAGAGATAAAATTAAATGCTCATGTCATAATAACAGCAACCAATGCATTATAACATTACctttagggctgcacgataatgGTTAAACTGATAATCACAATTAGAAACTCAGTTGTAATCACGTTTATTCTATCAAAAAAGGATCATGCAGTTATGGCCATTTTGCATGTTTTATACCAACCTACACTACACCCAGAAGGGTTGTAGGTGGCACACCGACTTCTTTAACGAACTATGATAACTTTATTTGATGATAAATCAATAAAGAACATTGGTTTTGGTGAACGCTTTGTAATCTGTATTCACATTAGATTTTTAAAGCAACAAATTAGACAAACCACAGTTTCATATTGCTCTGCAAATTGCTGGAAATGTGAACTTAAGTTAGGAATGCTTTTGAATTGAAAAACTTgcgtttaataaaaaaaataataattctgcaTCGGAGTGCATGCAAAATCCGTTACCTGAGACTATGGTCTTTGTTGTAattgtgagtgtacacaaataaaagtagccAAAGTAGCTTATTTAgtagtgatcgaccgatatatcggattcccgatatttaagcattttccaATAATCGGGTATCGGTTTTGTAATATCGGATTTCCCGATAAATGACGCCATCTTGTAGACGTTTTAAGAATTGTATACAAGCGCGCCATTAAGGAGATGAGTCAACAATGGTGTTCAAAGGTAAAATAACCTGCATCCCTTaattaatcaactttgtttaacataacattaatgCACAATTGGGACAAATAAGATGTTATGAGATGATATTATATAGTTTAAACTTGGCGCCGCTGTAGAGACGAACTCACTGACGGAGTCGTCAGGTAATCCCTCATGTCACATTAAAGATGCAACTTCACATGAATGAAACAAAACGGCCATGAATTAGAGCATGTTGGAAGTAAAAGCAccgaatttctttctttctgtgtgtttattCTCAGCTGCATTCAGCCGTTCACTCACCGAGTTGTTGCTCCAGCATATAGGCTAGTCACTGTATGTAAACAAGACCGACTCGTTTAAAACTGCTaattatattaacgtctgccatataacatttataaaataaacatctaattaattacagctccgtGAAAATTAATTATGCCTATCTCTGCGAGATGTGTAAGTTAAACGCAGAGATGAAAACAGCGCTGTCGTCAGCATTTCATAGACATACACAAACATTCATTTTGATACCGTACTAGATGAGATTGagtctgtaaaaaaaagaaacaaacccACGAATACATCATAGCTATTACAATTCCAGAGAATATTCAATCtttagtctattaaacacataaaccttttaaaactgtagtttaaaataaatgcttataTTTATGCTCATAGTTATGGGGATTTGATAGACTCAACTCTCATTTatgttctccatttgaaaatattagactttataatctaatattaatattagtatAATCTAATACtaatattgtttaaaaagctcagttcagtgctgttgctgtaattgtaaaaaacagaaataacacaataaataaatatcggtTCTATATATCGGGTTATCAGATCATAAACATCCAAATAATCGGCATCggttataaaaaaatcaatatcggtcgatcactatTATTTAGTTTAACCATATTTAAGCTATGTGTAAATATTAGCCTATactattatacatttttaaatttcatatgttgattatgaaaagtgagcagcgTGAGTACGATACGCTACATCATAAGATTGTGAAGTGGGGTCAGATGTGATTTTGAATACTTTATTGAGTTTTGttttctagaaagtctttctttaaaattaaattttaattacTAATTAGCTAATTgcctgtttatttaataaataagaagcaaaccaagatcgtctggaatggattgacgtgcgTAACTGGTCTATTTCTGTGGTctttgagtaaggctgaaactaggggtgggcgatacatcgatatttaaaatatgtcaagatatttttttaactcgatatggattttgacatatcgtatatatcgatatattgtatatttaaagcagcactgggtaacttttgctctcggggtccccctacagttgggaaaaaataatgtcctccaCTACTGTCGTACTCTGtcctcctacaacaggggatgccatcgcgcgtgcatttgttgacatgacagccctgatagccctgaactagtgatgcgcgggtcgtctcataatcCGCCAActccgtatgtctatttaatggtcgcgggtgcgggcgggttgtatatacagtggtgcagggtgggccaaataatttcataaaagcgtaacaagcaggacagcatcggtcaggcacgcctccttcagctcacgccgacgagcaaacgctggtcacatgttgatcctcgtcctgcctttaatcccatcactttttcgtttcctcttattgatttcctccaacaaaaccttttctttcttatttgtctctgctgcttcggacatgactatattatccgacgaacaaagttgggctcgcacgtccgaatttaaggaagtgtgtgtgttggtggaagtgacgtatgccgtaaagcagtcgaattttgtagttccctttcagtcggtcacgttcgacgtacgtcggacttagaccgacgaattgggataaCTTCTgtgagcccctatcagcttagAGACATAGAAAACGGGCCGGCGCAGGACGGCGATCCCACTGAAacaatttcagaggctcctggggcatatggcatatgagaccgcttcaacgctggctacaCGACCGAGTCCCGAGGTTGGCGTGGCACAGCGGATCCCTCAGTGTCTCAGTTACACCGAGATGCCTTCagccttcagcccgtggtcggaCCCTGGGTTTCTACGGGtgggggtgcccctagaacaggtGTCCAGGCATGCGATTGTCTCCACGAATGCCTCATCCACCGGCTGGGGTGCCACATACAACGGGCTTGCAATATGTCAATTACAGTTGGCCTATAGATAGTTATAATATTTGAGGCTGCACCGGGATCTGTCATTACAAGGTTAAAGTTATGCCActgtccttattaggagaaaatatgtTGTTTTAATGACATAAGATCTTGAACGCATAACATCTTGTTAATACGATATAATTGAGTGGAATAAAAATATGTAGGCCCTGGCAGCCATGTGTCACTGTACTGGCCTGTGAAACATTTGTTTTCAGATCAGCAGCGCTTTTTCCACATTTAGAGGGAGCCAGATTGCACAGAATAGGTAAAACACCGGGTAGAAAGTATATCCTTTTAAGGGAAAAGCTCTATTTAGATAACACAAAtcccaaagaaaaaaaaaacatgttttaaggaTTAATAATGATCGGGGCAATATCATGACAGTTATTTGTAAACCAGTCGCGTTTAAAATACTATagtcgtgcagccctaataacCTTACATGATCTGCAGATCTCAGGTGAGGACAAACATGACTAATCAGCTCTTTTCTGATAACTTCACAGCATGCCTTGATCTTCTTGAGCAGCTGAAAACAAATCAGGGGATGCGGCTGCTAAATACCTTGGAGAATATTTTCGATCATCCCTGGTTTTTTAAATAGCAGAGAATAAGAAAGAAGCAAAAAAGAGATGTTCCTCTTGTGACGatgtcataaaataaataaagtgcaaGGTCTTGTTCATTTATCAGTCATCTTCATTTGTATAAATAATCATCGTTCCCTATTGCCGAATTAAGATGGTGGCGTCTTAAGTCCAGCCTCTTTACCTTTATCTGTAGGACGTGTGTCACTGACAAACGGTAGGTGGTGGCAAGATGGCGGCGGCTGTCTAGTGTCATTGAAAACGCTCGTGAAACTCCCTTTAAAAACTCCCGCGGCGATTTGTTGCTTTATCCGCGGGTAGAAGTATTCGTCGGCGTGTTCTATTGAGAGTGCTTTCCGGAGCATGAAGAGAAAGTATCCTCGTCATTGAGTTACTAGTGGTTCGTCGTTGAGACGCTGCAGGGAGAACGCTATGAGAGGGCTGGTCTGAAAACTTGAAATGGATGAACGGAGTGGGAGTGTGCAGCCTCGTATTAATGCCTAAGGAGCGGTGTACCAGGCCATGAGGAGTTGTGAGTAAAATCCATCGCTGTGTAATTTGTGTTCCTGGGAGTCGGGGGCGAGTTTGGGTTTTGGGTTCGTCCCTGTATAATTTGTGTTCCTGGGGATATAGGTTAAAATATAGGTTTTCCATGTACTACAATAACTaagatattatttataaaaatgcagtaagcACATCaattcaaaaacatgttttcatatttacagtattaatctttattttaaaagtacCACTCACAACTTCAACCTCTaaattaagtaggcctacttgtacataaatagcAACCTTTACAGCCAATTTCtgttaaatttacaaaatatactagcctgacgtggtcatactcaattctagtcagaatatgagtctgaaactgctccattgggctgtgattatgaggcgtgtttcaaccgaaccaggaaagacatcaattggacagacctttGCAGGTCTATTGCAAggcttatgtcatgcctgagctgaagctgaaacatgaaagttaagttgcacaacataaatacaaatctttaggcattattgtaatttatattactattattttggtttattggttgcaggtttagttttagattgaactatgtttacctttttaaagtaatttgaaatagatttttatatgatataatatggcaattgtatgcattaaaattgtttagtttcacagttattaatgtatgcaatttcagcaattaaacttaatttttctcttatatatttagtattgctctttaataaagaaaattatttaattattatttatttaaaagtaattattatccgattaatcgaCCGATTATGTGCTAcattaatcgattacaaaaagaatcgatagctgcagccctatTTAATAGTGAAAGACAATGTACTGTCAGATTAATTCTTGAAATTAAACACGATTTTGTGAATAAGCTACAGACAATACATTCAATCATTAAATCTCCTCAAATTCATAGTTCCTATGAATAATCTCAGCATTATTCATGATGATCCACACCCTCCCCGCATACAGCCATTCTGACAATGAGTGTCTTACAAAAGGTTAAATAGCTACATTATATCGTTTGAATGAGTGATCAAAATGGTTTTCACACCGTTTTGAAGAAAAAACTAGGCAACAATATCCAGTTCTAAAAAGTTTACAAATGTTTAAAATTTGTTAGATGGCCTTATTTTAGCGAtttaactttttctttttttaactacgcataaacatattctcaaaactataaacGTTTATATACATGTTGCTCACATATTACTGTAGCCATGTTTGTAATGAATAGAGTGTGATCAGACTTTAGCCATTTAGACGACTAGTGGTCCGCGAAAAGATGACCTAAACTAGGCACGTGTTTATAAAGCCCACTCTTATAAAGCAGCACCACCCGTCTCATTGATATTCATGTTAAGTTTTAAATGGAAATCTTAAAATCTAAAATCCACAGATCTATTAGTTTTGTAATGTACTAGTTTTTGTTTCATGTGTAAAATGCCAGTGATTTCAGTGATATTGGACATTAAGGGCAACATTCTTTTCAGCATTTTATTGTTACCATAGTTACAACCATAGACTTCCTATACCCacccgtgagcgtctcggctgcgtggcgtgtccgtttttatttcggctcctatgttaaccggttagagcttgcatactgcctgcgtcacgCGCGGAAAACACGCTGTCCGAGCCgtgcggaaaacgcgtgcatgcttcaaatagaagagacgcctatttttcacccgacacgcgagcgtgttgaaagcgtttccaggcaaaatagtataggaaaagatgtttatatgccattttgacacgaatatatattaataaatgacattttcatgtttgaaagactgtaggttaacataaatgtagatataggcctaattgtaataataaaaaacaacataattattgattttgaaatattaaacctgtcaatacagaacgaaatattctgtagcctattttgccatcAATACCGGCCAataatagcctgacaagccagacccacatcaagatgtttggtctggaaactcaccattgacagctcaatccaaggggcgggataaacggttgtctttcaaactccctctgcacgcgataggatagcggtacaccaaccggagcaacgacggtgaagcagagctcactgagtgattaaacattcgctgtatccggttggctaaactccgaacacatcttccctttttactCTGGTGCTCCTCGtttaggggttacattggttgtCTTCCCGGTCATAAGTGACCGGAcacctaaaaattaaacttcctCCACCCCAGTAAAaccaatgcaatttatttttcttcaataatattttttctttttaattttgtattttgagatgattttatggtattttttaatatttatgcaataattattgtctttttgccatttaaaattataaaatatttttttttaaaaaccattttatttaaaaaaaaaattaattgcagtattttaggttaaaatagagactaggccttaaaaaaaaaaaaattgaagacAGATTAGCGCCCTCTTTTGGaattatttaagaaattatgCAACCATGGGTGTAATCCACTAGAGGTCTCTATGGAGGGGCTTGTGAATTCCCAAGTTCACTTTTcaacacatttaatatttttttttagctggatttgaataaatatataaaaataatcaaatactatttttatattattacttttttttagaaatggtgatttttttttttctgtgaatttgtgtttttgcagatttcccattcatttcctatggcaagtgggagtattttttttacaaccactTAGCATTCTCGAATCATGCCctcaatttttttgtgtgtttacatacctaatgttagaaaagtcaccaagtttcatGTCATTCTGACGAAGATgtgatttttaataattcaaaatgtggttcataggttcagtttttcatgggtgtgtgtgtgtataagtgtgcgtgtgtgcgtggaTGTGTCAATATCACACTCctgatgttttagagtgtcatccctatactgctgtgtactttttttcagcattgtggccgatttgtagattgtacacacaaatatcctgcaaatatttgtgtttttgcagatttcccattcatttcctatggggggtcatttttgaccgaagaGCACAAGtggaagtaattttttttatgaccaCTTAGCATGCCCGAATAATGCcctaatttttttgtgtgtgtttacatacctaatgctagaaaagtcaccaagttttataattttcagatgaagctgtgatttttaaaaattctaaatgtGGTTGATAGGTTACATTTttcataagtgtgtgtgtgtgtataagtgtgcgtgtgtgtgtgtgtgtgtgagtggatgtgtcagtatcacactcttgatgttttagagtgtcacccctatactgctgtgtactttttttcattattgtggccgatttgtagattgtacacacaaatattcagagaatttttgtatttttgccgatttcccattcatttcctatggtcgGTCATTTATGACCGAAGACAATGaacgttactttttttttaatgaccaatTAACATGCTCAAATCATGAccccaatttttttgtgtgtttacatacctaatgctaAAAAAGTCACTACGTTTCATATCATTCTGATGAAGCTgggatttttaaaattttaaaacagaaaatttttcggtcagaaatgaccgaagagcaccagagggttaagaatgacttcaatgccgctctttgttcttttctcagaggaaagcttaactccaagtcttccggaggcgcgggcagagctgattcgaaagaccgccgccgttcgccagtttctgtgtttactagaagactgtgttactagaagcacacaaacgcaactcggccgtcgtcattatggccccgcccgccgactctatagcctacacgatgtgattgggccgtccagattctgaggaatacagctcagataggaattgagagttgctagaccacacttgcgggcaaattaaatttgctgccgctagggtgcgtctagatttctaggctaggtcaataggctactgccgacgttgtc
It includes:
- the LOC137072695 gene encoding serine/threonine-protein kinase pim-3-like isoform X1, which produces MQSRVIIESHVNMESSSSTCSKELFDSPEFLPEETSGNVNSVVSDDNSSPVDAQSPAERDSNGRKKSAGRAVRHAVQTLKSLVKPKAATEPVEPEIAQPSTSTFVSPQNIPCKESEYPSNHSSITGDQLSLTVEDFHRLYKVEEELEYYPGAYEGTRKIDGQKMTFRFIERRQLGEKSASTTVTKPLYEEMAALLILQKDPTCKQIIRLYDCFTMLDVLVMEHPDPYITLEKFLNIKNQHLDEQKAKHIMLELFSVLNHCWNRGVFFPIDVESILINPDTLQIKIMNFSCAQLIVKRSDEAKVEEWLREQAKIKHSENLYRVMEALVRNIRSPFLKRKCLSIACLDLLEQLKTNQGMRLLNTLENIFDHPWFFK